One window from the genome of Sphaerotilus microaerophilus encodes:
- a CDS encoding DUF4287 domain-containing protein: MATPAKVQGPASYFPSIEKKYGHPVDHWFGILQAAGDRKHMELVALLKSEHGLGHGHANALVAFHLTKR, translated from the coding sequence ATGGCCACCCCTGCGAAAGTCCAAGGTCCGGCGTCCTACTTCCCGTCGATCGAGAAGAAGTACGGCCACCCCGTCGACCACTGGTTCGGCATCCTCCAGGCGGCCGGCGATCGCAAGCACATGGAACTCGTCGCCCTGCTCAAGTCCGAGCACGGACTCGGCCACGGGCATGCGAACGCCTTGGTGGCGTTCCACCTGACCAAGCGCTAG
- a CDS encoding cytochrome C oxidase subunit IV family protein has translation MHRPSTTTLAWWALMALTGLSVAAAGVAHDGGTRFWMTAAVAAIAWVKAQLLLREYLELHRATPVFRRLIQGFAALAPLGLLASALHELAR, from the coding sequence ATGCATCGCCCCAGCACGACGACCCTGGCCTGGTGGGCCCTGATGGCGCTGACCGGGCTGAGCGTGGCCGCCGCCGGGGTGGCGCATGACGGCGGCACGCGCTTCTGGATGACCGCCGCGGTGGCCGCCATCGCCTGGGTCAAGGCCCAGTTGCTGCTGCGTGAGTACCTGGAACTGCACCGCGCCACGCCGGTGTTCCGTCGCCTCATCCAGGGCTTTGCGGCACTGGCGCCGCTGGGGCTGCTGGCCAGCGCGCTGCACGAGCTGGCGCGCTGA
- the kynA gene encoding tryptophan 2,3-dioxygenase, with protein sequence MTCPYHAEGAAGPRGESIVATEGAQLDFSGDMSYGDYLQLDAVLNAQKPLSPDHNEMLFIVQHQTSELWMKLMLHELRAAVGAIARDALPPAFKMLARVSKIMEQLVHAWDVLATMTPPEYSAIRPYLGHSSGFQSWQYRCIEFSLGNKNAAMLRPHAHRPDLLAIVEAAWRAPGLYDEALRLLARRGLPVPASHLERDWTLPYPASDAVEQAWLTVYRDPSAHWDLYQLGEELTDLEDAFRLWRFRHLTTVERVIGFKRGTGGTGGISYLRQMLDTVLFPELWRLRTDL encoded by the coding sequence ATGACCTGTCCCTACCACGCCGAGGGGGCCGCCGGCCCGCGCGGCGAATCCATCGTCGCCACCGAGGGCGCCCAGCTCGACTTCTCGGGCGACATGAGCTACGGCGACTACCTGCAGCTCGACGCCGTGCTGAACGCGCAGAAGCCGCTCTCGCCCGACCACAACGAGATGCTCTTCATCGTCCAGCACCAGACCTCCGAGCTGTGGATGAAGCTGATGTTGCACGAGCTGCGCGCCGCCGTGGGCGCCATCGCCCGCGACGCGCTGCCGCCGGCCTTCAAGATGCTGGCGCGCGTCTCGAAGATCATGGAGCAGCTGGTGCACGCCTGGGACGTGCTGGCCACCATGACGCCGCCCGAGTACTCCGCGATCCGCCCCTACCTGGGCCACAGCAGCGGCTTCCAGAGCTGGCAGTACCGCTGCATCGAGTTCTCGCTGGGCAACAAGAACGCCGCGATGCTCCGGCCCCACGCCCACCGGCCGGACCTGCTGGCCATCGTCGAGGCCGCCTGGCGCGCGCCGGGCCTCTACGACGAGGCCCTGCGCCTGCTCGCCCGCCGCGGCCTGCCCGTGCCGGCCAGCCACCTCGAACGCGACTGGACCTTGCCCTACCCCGCCAGCGACGCGGTCGAGCAGGCCTGGCTGACGGTCTACCGCGACCCGTCGGCACACTGGGACCTGTACCAGCTCGGCGAGGAACTGACCGACCTGGAAGACGCCTTCCGCCTCTGGCGCTTCCGCCACCTCACCACGGTCGAGCGCGTCATTGGCTTCAAGCGCGGCACCGGCGGCACCGGTGGCATCAGCTACCTGCGCCAGATGCTGGACACGGTGCTGTTCCCGGAGCTGTGGCGCCTGAGGACGGACCTGTGA
- a CDS encoding reverse transcriptase domain-containing protein, translated as MSIAKKPLKTLFEAMFHGKRTYADFMREVSEDDLGRTHIRQGAKRRELVSPGDRLRAYHSFLRLFLIDFLPVHEGTVFSYRKGVSARAAVEQHALSRHFFVTDIESFFPSLSRDIVRGTITDAMAEIPISDLPDHLEHVLDLLCVDDALPIGFSTSPGLSNAALYAFDVAFHACCQQLGVIYTRYADDIVLSSGECAAVESGEEVLNDLLDRMFSGKLRLHRGKSKYLHVGGKIKLLGMVLLPNGTISVDTSVKDEIETMLHLYLRDRERFNTMLEAGPAKTEARLAGLLNYVNTVDQSYLEKLRRKYGAAAVDMFLHRSFG; from the coding sequence ATGTCCATTGCAAAGAAGCCGCTGAAGACGCTGTTTGAAGCGATGTTCCATGGCAAGCGCACCTATGCGGATTTCATGCGTGAAGTGTCCGAGGACGACCTTGGGCGCACTCACATCCGGCAGGGAGCCAAGCGACGAGAACTTGTCAGCCCGGGCGATCGCCTCCGGGCCTATCACAGCTTCCTGCGCCTGTTCCTGATCGACTTTCTGCCGGTTCACGAGGGGACTGTGTTCTCGTACCGGAAGGGGGTCAGTGCCCGCGCTGCTGTGGAGCAGCACGCGTTGAGCCGCCACTTCTTCGTCACCGACATCGAATCGTTCTTCCCCAGCCTCTCACGCGACATCGTGCGTGGGACGATCACTGATGCGATGGCGGAGATCCCTATCTCGGACTTGCCGGACCATCTGGAGCATGTGCTCGACCTGCTTTGCGTGGACGATGCATTGCCGATCGGGTTCTCGACCTCACCGGGCCTCAGCAACGCTGCGCTCTACGCCTTCGATGTGGCTTTCCACGCATGCTGCCAGCAGCTTGGAGTGATCTATACGCGGTACGCGGATGACATTGTCTTGTCGTCGGGCGAGTGCGCCGCGGTGGAGTCGGGAGAGGAGGTCCTCAATGACCTGCTCGATCGGATGTTCAGCGGCAAGCTGCGGTTGCACCGTGGCAAGTCGAAGTACTTGCACGTTGGCGGAAAGATCAAGCTTCTGGGCATGGTGCTCCTCCCAAATGGGACCATCTCCGTCGACACGTCCGTCAAGGACGAGATCGAAACCATGCTTCACCTGTACCTCCGGGACCGCGAGCGGTTCAACACCATGCTGGAGGCCGGCCCCGCCAAGACCGAGGCTCGGCTTGCCGGTCTGCTGAACTACGTCAACACCGTGGACCAGTCGTATCTGGAGAAGCTGCGGCGCAAGTACGGCGCCGCAGCGGTTGACATGTTTCTACATCGGTCCTTTGGCTGA
- a CDS encoding indolepyruvate ferredoxin oxidoreductase subunit alpha yields MEVSFSREIEKLRQGAGSTFHGEGILAITKALLQSGVSYVGGYQGAPISHLLDVMVQARPYLDELGVHVQACSNEASAAAMLGASIHYPVRGAVTWKSIVGTNVASDALSNLASPGVTGGALIVVGEDYGEGASVIQERTHAFAMKSCMLLLDPRPDLARMVEMVEHGFALSEASNMPAILELRIRACHVQGSFECRDNRAPAISTRALQAEPAAFDYMRLAHPPVTFRHEKLKGEQRIPAARRYITEHRLNETFAGTHADLGIIVQGGLYNAAIRALQQFGLANAYGDSEIPIHVLNVTYPLVHDELLDFCRDKRGVLLLEEGQPEYIEQELATLLRRQDLQTPLHGKGTGSEGLPNGGEYTVEVIAQGLAPFVARYLPRHDASAATAWLAGNRQRREQAAQALGAPLPPRPPAFCIGCPERPVFSALKLAQQEVGRVHIAADIGCHAFATFEPFSSGHSILGYGMSLASTAGVAPLMARRTLAIVGDGGFWHNGLVTGVQSALFNGDDVVLLIMKNGYTSATGTQDIISTPDEEIKAAAADKHQSLVDRNRTIEETLRGLGVTWLRSLHSYEVGAMRDTLIEAFTTAQGGLKVIVAEGECQLERQRRIKPWIAGLLQRGARVVRSRFGVDEDVCSGDHACIRLSGCPTLSLKDNPDPLKVDPVATVLDGCVGCGLCGANAHAATLCPSFYKAEVIQNPAWHERLVASLRQAIVGRLLRSA; encoded by the coding sequence ATGGAAGTGTCATTCAGCCGCGAGATCGAGAAGCTGCGCCAGGGCGCGGGCAGCACCTTCCATGGCGAGGGCATCCTGGCGATCACCAAGGCGCTGCTGCAGAGTGGCGTGTCCTACGTCGGCGGCTACCAGGGCGCGCCGATCTCCCACCTGCTGGACGTGATGGTGCAGGCGCGCCCCTACCTGGACGAGCTGGGCGTGCACGTGCAGGCCTGCTCGAACGAGGCCTCGGCCGCGGCGATGCTGGGCGCGTCGATCCACTACCCGGTGCGCGGCGCGGTGACCTGGAAGTCGATCGTCGGCACCAACGTGGCCAGCGATGCGCTGTCGAACCTGGCCTCGCCCGGTGTGACCGGCGGCGCGCTGATCGTCGTCGGCGAGGACTACGGCGAGGGCGCCAGCGTGATCCAGGAGCGCACCCACGCCTTCGCGATGAAGAGCTGCATGCTGCTGCTCGACCCGCGGCCGGACCTGGCGCGCATGGTGGAAATGGTGGAGCACGGCTTCGCGCTGTCCGAGGCGTCGAACATGCCGGCGATCCTGGAGCTGCGCATCCGCGCCTGCCACGTGCAGGGCAGCTTCGAGTGCCGGGACAACCGCGCGCCGGCCATCTCCACCCGCGCGCTGCAGGCCGAGCCAGCCGCCTTCGACTACATGCGCCTGGCCCACCCGCCGGTGACCTTCCGCCACGAGAAGCTCAAGGGGGAGCAGCGCATTCCCGCCGCGCGGCGCTACATCACCGAGCACCGGCTGAACGAGACCTTTGCGGGCACCCACGCCGACCTGGGGATCATCGTGCAGGGCGGCCTGTACAACGCGGCGATCCGCGCGCTGCAGCAGTTCGGCCTGGCCAATGCGTACGGCGACAGCGAGATCCCGATCCACGTGCTCAACGTCACCTACCCGCTGGTGCACGACGAGCTGCTCGACTTCTGCCGCGACAAGCGCGGCGTGCTGCTGCTGGAGGAGGGCCAGCCGGAGTACATCGAGCAGGAGCTGGCCACGCTGCTGCGCCGGCAGGACCTGCAGACCCCGCTGCACGGCAAAGGAACAGGCAGCGAAGGGCTGCCCAACGGCGGCGAGTACACGGTGGAGGTGATCGCGCAGGGGCTGGCGCCCTTCGTGGCGCGCTACCTGCCGCGCCATGACGCCAGCGCCGCCACCGCCTGGCTGGCCGGCAACCGCCAGCGCCGCGAGCAGGCGGCGCAGGCGCTGGGCGCGCCGCTGCCGCCGCGCCCGCCGGCCTTCTGCATCGGCTGCCCGGAACGGCCGGTGTTCTCGGCGCTGAAGCTGGCGCAGCAGGAGGTCGGCCGGGTGCACATCGCCGCGGACATCGGCTGCCACGCCTTTGCGACCTTCGAGCCCTTCTCGTCGGGCCACTCCATCCTCGGCTACGGCATGAGCCTGGCGAGCACCGCGGGCGTCGCGCCGCTGATGGCGCGGCGCACGCTGGCCATCGTCGGCGACGGCGGCTTCTGGCACAACGGCCTGGTCACCGGCGTGCAGAGCGCGCTGTTCAACGGCGACGACGTGGTGCTGCTGATCATGAAGAACGGCTACACCTCGGCCACCGGTACGCAGGACATCATCTCCACGCCCGACGAGGAGATCAAGGCGGCGGCGGCCGACAAGCACCAGAGCCTGGTCGACCGCAACCGCACCATCGAGGAGACGCTGCGCGGCCTGGGCGTGACCTGGCTGCGCAGCTTGCACAGCTACGAGGTCGGCGCGATGCGCGACACGCTGATCGAGGCCTTCACCACCGCGCAGGGCGGGCTGAAGGTCATCGTCGCCGAGGGCGAGTGCCAGCTGGAACGCCAGCGCCGCATCAAGCCCTGGATCGCCGGCCTGCTGCAGCGCGGCGCGCGGGTGGTGCGCAGCCGCTTCGGCGTGGACGAGGATGTCTGCAGCGGCGACCACGCCTGCATCCGGCTGTCCGGCTGCCCGACGCTCAGCCTGAAGGACAACCCGGACCCGCTGAAGGTGGACCCCGTCGCCACGGTGCTGGACGGCTGCGTCGGCTGCGGCCTGTGCGGCGCCAACGCCCACGCCGCCACGCTCTGCCCCAGCTTCTACAAGGCCGAGGTGATCCAGAACCCGGCCTGGCACGAGCGGCTGGTGGCGTCCCTGCGCCAGGCGATCGTCGGCCGGTTGCTGCGCAGCGCCTGA
- the kynU gene encoding kynureninase yields the protein MTEPITRAACAARDAADPLAPLRVQFTLPEGVNYLDGNSLGVLPATTAARVQEVVTAEWGQGLIRSWNSAGWITLPQRVGDKIARLVGAKPGELVVADSTSVNLFKVLSATAQIARADDPRRTVIVSERSNFPTDLYIAESVAAQHGLTLELLDIDAIPARLGPDVAILMLTQVNYRSGRMADMAAVTALAHAAGALMLWDLAHSAGAVPVDLNAANADFAVGCGYKYLNGGPGAPAFVWAHPRHADRFWQPLSGWMGHAAPFVFEPGYRPAPGIGRYLCGTPSVIGLSALECGVDSLLTAEPLGGMAALRAKSVALSELFIALVRERLAGSGLTIHSPLDAGRRGSQVSLGVPTDGSINGYAVMQALIARGVIGDYRAGDGSAAEPHLLRFGFTPLYTRFVDVFDAIEALAAVLASGEWQQPQFTHKGAVT from the coding sequence ATGACCGAGCCGATCACCCGAGCCGCCTGCGCCGCGCGCGATGCGGCCGACCCGCTGGCGCCGCTGCGCGTGCAGTTCACGCTGCCCGAGGGCGTCAACTACCTCGACGGCAACTCGCTGGGCGTGCTGCCCGCCACCACCGCCGCGCGGGTGCAGGAAGTCGTCACCGCCGAGTGGGGCCAGGGCCTGATCCGCAGCTGGAACAGCGCCGGCTGGATCACGCTGCCGCAGCGCGTGGGCGACAAGATCGCCCGGCTGGTGGGCGCCAAGCCCGGCGAGCTGGTGGTGGCCGATTCCACCTCGGTCAACCTGTTCAAGGTGCTCAGCGCCACGGCACAGATCGCCCGCGCCGACGACCCGCGCCGCACGGTGATCGTCTCCGAGCGCAGCAACTTCCCGACCGACCTCTACATCGCCGAATCGGTGGCCGCGCAGCACGGCCTGACGCTGGAGCTGCTGGACATCGACGCGATTCCGGCGCGCCTTGGGCCCGACGTCGCCATCCTGATGCTCACCCAGGTCAACTACCGCAGTGGGCGCATGGCCGACATGGCGGCGGTGACGGCACTGGCGCACGCCGCCGGCGCGCTGATGCTCTGGGACCTGGCGCATTCGGCGGGTGCGGTGCCGGTGGATCTGAACGCTGCCAATGCAGACTTCGCCGTGGGCTGCGGCTACAAATACCTCAACGGCGGCCCCGGCGCGCCCGCCTTCGTCTGGGCGCACCCGCGCCACGCCGACCGCTTCTGGCAGCCGCTGTCGGGCTGGATGGGTCACGCCGCGCCCTTCGTCTTCGAGCCTGGCTACCGGCCGGCGCCGGGCATCGGCCGCTACCTCTGCGGCACGCCTTCGGTGATCGGCCTGAGCGCGCTGGAGTGCGGCGTGGACAGCCTGCTGACCGCCGAGCCGCTGGGCGGTATGGCGGCGCTGCGGGCCAAGTCGGTCGCGCTGTCTGAGCTGTTCATCGCGCTGGTGCGCGAGCGCCTGGCCGGTTCGGGCCTGACGATCCACAGCCCGCTGGACGCCGGGCGGCGCGGCAGCCAGGTGTCGCTGGGCGTTCCGACCGACGGTTCGATCAACGGGTATGCGGTGATGCAGGCGCTGATCGCGCGCGGCGTGATCGGTGACTACCGCGCCGGCGATGGCAGCGCCGCCGAACCGCACCTGCTGCGCTTCGGCTTCACGCCGCTCTACACCCGCTTCGTCGACGTGTTCGACGCGATCGAAGCCCTGGCGGCGGTGCTGGCCAGTGGCGAATGGCAGCAGCCGCAGTTCACGCACAAAGGAGCCGTGACATGA
- a CDS encoding LysR family transcriptional regulator has translation MDETGGIPDDPLDPFDPFDRLDPAALDLNLLRVFAAVHRCRSVSRAAEQLGMSQPAASSAIARLRRELRDPLFARAHHGVRPTPVADQLARAVSQAFGLLAEALGDSLRFDPARSRRRFRLHLSDIGEARFLPALMAELGQRAPGVTIDCRVAEPERLPGLLDSGELDFAFGYLPSVNSTAATQRWPLVEDHYTLLLRQGHPQQAALAAARHDDTALRAEMGQLGYGVVRSHSETLAILQSLNLSDRVRLSASHFLALPAIVRRSELGVVMPAELAREWVQGGEFSQIDLPGHWPAFVVSLHVSRLRQPDAAQAWLGEVLRGLFGGGAGPAGATSIPH, from the coding sequence ATGGATGAGACTGGCGGTATTCCCGACGACCCCCTCGACCCATTCGATCCCTTCGACCGGCTCGACCCTGCCGCACTCGACCTGAACCTGCTGCGCGTCTTCGCCGCGGTGCACCGCTGCCGCAGCGTCAGCCGCGCCGCCGAGCAGCTCGGCATGAGCCAGCCGGCGGCCAGCAGCGCCATCGCCCGCCTGCGGCGCGAGCTGCGCGACCCGCTGTTCGCCCGCGCCCACCACGGCGTGCGGCCCACGCCGGTGGCCGACCAGCTCGCGCGGGCGGTGTCGCAGGCCTTCGGGCTGCTGGCCGAGGCGCTGGGCGATTCGCTGCGCTTCGACCCCGCCCGCTCGCGCCGGCGCTTCCGCCTGCACCTGAGCGACATCGGCGAGGCGCGCTTCCTGCCCGCGCTGATGGCCGAGCTGGGCCAGCGCGCGCCGGGCGTGACGATCGACTGCCGCGTCGCCGAGCCCGAGCGCCTCCCCGGCCTGCTCGACAGCGGCGAACTCGACTTTGCCTTCGGCTACCTGCCCAGCGTCAACAGCACCGCCGCCACCCAGCGCTGGCCGCTGGTCGAGGACCACTACACCCTGTTGCTGCGCCAAGGCCACCCGCAACAGGCCGCGCTGGCCGCGGCCCGCCACGACGACACCGCCCTGCGCGCGGAGATGGGCCAGCTCGGCTACGGCGTGGTGCGTTCGCACTCCGAGACGCTCGCCATCCTGCAGAGCCTGAACCTCTCCGACCGCGTGCGGCTCTCCGCCTCGCACTTCCTCGCCCTGCCGGCCATCGTGCGCCGCAGCGAGCTGGGCGTCGTGATGCCGGCCGAACTCGCCCGCGAATGGGTGCAAGGCGGCGAGTTCAGCCAGATCGACCTGCCCGGCCACTGGCCGGCCTTCGTCGTCTCGCTGCACGTCTCGCGGCTGCGGCAACCCGACGCGGCGCAGGCCTGGCTGGGGGAGGTGTTGCGGGGGTTGTTTGGGGGCGGGGCGGGACCGGCGGGCGCAACGTCGATTCCGCATTGA
- a CDS encoding helix-turn-helix domain-containing protein, which translates to MRQQTGELKKVNRAMRRPQSPILEAVHDTAVGLHRAGVMDQVTLREFDQLCLPPVEPLQPEQIKQIRETTRVSQAVFARLLNTSVSTVQKWEIGQKKPTGTALKLLHLVQKRGLEVVT; encoded by the coding sequence GTGCGACAGCAAACCGGCGAATTGAAGAAGGTGAATCGCGCGATGAGACGGCCCCAATCTCCCATCCTTGAGGCCGTGCATGACACGGCCGTGGGTCTGCACCGGGCCGGCGTCATGGATCAGGTCACGCTGCGTGAATTCGACCAGCTCTGCCTGCCGCCGGTCGAGCCCTTGCAGCCCGAACAAATCAAGCAGATCCGCGAAACCACCCGGGTCAGCCAGGCCGTCTTCGCCCGCCTGCTGAACACCAGCGTATCGACGGTTCAGAAGTGGGAAATCGGCCAGAAGAAGCCGACCGGCACGGCGCTCAAGCTGCTGCATCTGGTGCAAAAGCGCGGGCTCGAAGTGGTTACCTGA
- a CDS encoding indolepyruvate oxidoreductase subunit beta family protein, which produces MNIDTTNHPITLLLCALGGEGGGVLADWLVEVAQRAGHAVQSTSIPGVAQRTGATTYYLEFAPRPPDPAAPTGRRPVFSLYPVPGQVDLLVSSELLETARQVSLGVTSAERSQVISSRARALTTAERMPLGDGRLDSDRLVAVLRQHSREQHLLDMAALTREAGTIVSAVMLGAVAASGVLPFARALYEAAIGTGGRTAEASRRGFAAAYEQVQRQREQGEALRKVIAAAPGVPAPPLLPPELACRFPAAVHPMLALGHARLVEYQDADYASVYADRLERVLAAEREADPHAAQSWATTREMARWLALWMAFDDIVRVADLKLRAARLARIRAEARAGNGDVLKVFDHFKPGIPEIAGLLSAPLAGALQRWDERRQRRGLAPWSFKLTLGTHTLRGALALRTLGAMRSLRPRGQRFAQEQALIEHWLAGVVDLTRRHWASGHEVALCGRLIKGYGSTNERGKAALLHVLDQLARQVPFAGDDERADAIARARQAALADDAGRALDQALVSMGAAPRPLREQPIRFVRRRPGVQAAVQAAAQGHVPGSAAGS; this is translated from the coding sequence ATGAACATCGACACGACGAACCACCCGATCACCCTGCTGCTCTGCGCCCTGGGCGGCGAAGGCGGTGGCGTGCTGGCCGACTGGCTGGTGGAGGTGGCGCAGCGCGCCGGCCATGCGGTGCAGAGCACCTCGATCCCCGGCGTAGCGCAGCGCACCGGCGCCACCACCTACTACCTGGAGTTCGCGCCCCGGCCCCCCGACCCCGCCGCCCCCACCGGCCGCCGGCCGGTGTTCAGCCTCTACCCGGTGCCGGGTCAGGTGGACCTGCTGGTCTCCTCCGAGCTGCTGGAGACGGCCCGCCAGGTCAGCCTGGGGGTGACCTCGGCCGAGCGCAGCCAGGTCATCAGCAGCCGCGCCCGCGCACTGACCACCGCCGAGCGCATGCCGCTGGGCGATGGCCGGCTCGACAGCGACCGGCTGGTGGCCGTGCTGCGCCAGCACAGCCGCGAGCAGCACCTGCTCGACATGGCCGCGCTCACGCGGGAGGCCGGCACCATCGTCAGCGCGGTGATGCTCGGTGCGGTGGCCGCCAGCGGGGTGCTGCCCTTTGCGCGCGCGCTGTACGAGGCCGCCATCGGCACCGGAGGCCGCACCGCCGAGGCCAGCCGGCGCGGCTTTGCCGCCGCCTACGAGCAGGTGCAGCGCCAGCGCGAACAGGGCGAGGCGCTGCGCAAGGTCATCGCTGCGGCACCGGGCGTGCCGGCGCCGCCCCTGCTGCCGCCGGAGCTGGCCTGCCGCTTCCCGGCCGCCGTGCACCCGATGCTCGCGCTGGGCCATGCCCGGCTGGTCGAGTACCAGGATGCGGACTACGCCAGCGTGTACGCCGACCGGCTGGAGCGCGTGCTGGCGGCCGAGCGCGAGGCCGACCCGCACGCGGCGCAGTCCTGGGCCACCACCCGCGAGATGGCGCGCTGGCTGGCGCTGTGGATGGCCTTCGACGACATCGTGCGCGTGGCCGACCTGAAGCTGCGCGCCGCGCGGCTGGCGCGCATCCGTGCCGAGGCGCGCGCGGGGAACGGCGACGTGCTGAAGGTGTTCGATCATTTCAAGCCGGGCATCCCCGAGATCGCCGGCCTGCTGAGCGCGCCGCTGGCCGGTGCGCTGCAGCGCTGGGACGAGCGCCGCCAGCGCCGCGGCCTCGCCCCCTGGTCGTTCAAGCTGACGCTGGGCACGCACACGCTGCGCGGCGCGCTGGCGCTGCGCACGCTCGGCGCGATGCGCTCACTGCGCCCTCGCGGCCAGCGCTTTGCGCAGGAGCAGGCGCTGATCGAGCACTGGCTGGCGGGTGTGGTGGACCTGACGCGCCGCCACTGGGCCAGCGGCCACGAGGTTGCGCTCTGCGGGCGGCTGATCAAGGGCTACGGCAGCACCAACGAGCGCGGCAAGGCGGCGCTGCTGCATGTGCTCGACCAGCTGGCGCGGCAGGTGCCCTTTGCCGGCGACGACGAACGCGCTGACGCCATCGCCCGGGCCCGCCAGGCGGCACTGGCCGACGACGCCGGCCGGGCGCTGGACCAGGCGCTGGTCAGCATGGGTGCCGCCCCCCGGCCGCTGCGCGAGCAGCCGATCCGCTTCGTGCGCCGCCGTCCGGGCGTGCAGGCTGCGGTGCAGGCGGCTGCGCAGGGGCACGTGCCGGGGAGCGCAGCCGGTTCTTGA
- a CDS encoding cytochrome c oxidase subunit 3, translating into MATLTLPDPPTPAPASAPAAARPAAPTLPGHRAMWVAICLEFIEFAVFFTIYFSSRWFHPQDFQTGAARLWTLGGVLITLVMVTSGYLLTRMLRAMREGRRVAAQRWLLLALAVGLAYPAIKLAEWHWNQGQGLDAGAGIFVVVYYYLTINHFVHSSWGLLGMAWGWVRLRTGAYSAEDCRGLESLAVYWHATDLVWLMIFSLFYAFA; encoded by the coding sequence ATGGCCACGCTGACGCTGCCTGACCCCCCCACCCCGGCCCCCGCCTCGGCACCCGCCGCCGCACGGCCGGCTGCGCCGACCCTGCCCGGCCACCGGGCGATGTGGGTGGCGATCTGCCTGGAGTTCATCGAGTTCGCGGTGTTCTTCACCATCTACTTCAGCTCGCGCTGGTTCCACCCGCAGGACTTCCAGACCGGGGCGGCGCGGCTGTGGACGCTGGGCGGCGTGCTGATCACGCTGGTGATGGTGACCAGCGGCTACCTGCTCACCCGCATGCTGCGCGCCATGCGCGAGGGCCGGCGCGTGGCGGCGCAGCGCTGGCTGCTGCTGGCACTCGCCGTCGGGCTGGCCTACCCCGCCATCAAGCTGGCCGAGTGGCACTGGAACCAGGGCCAGGGGCTGGACGCCGGGGCCGGCATCTTCGTGGTCGTGTACTACTACCTGACGATCAACCACTTCGTGCACTCCAGCTGGGGCCTGCTGGGCATGGCCTGGGGCTGGGTGCGGCTGCGCACCGGGGCCTACTCGGCCGAGGACTGCCGCGGCCTGGAGTCGCTGGCCGTCTACTGGCACGCCACCGACCTGGTCTGGCTGATGATCTTCAGCCTCTTTTACGCGTTTGCCTGA
- a CDS encoding branched-chain amino acid ABC transporter substrate-binding protein: MKSLTATLALAIAGLGLAAPADAQERIRLGFMSPLTGPQAANGTDNRDGALLAVKEINARGLKIGAKPVLFELDLNDDAADPKQGVQAAQTLVDKKIPFVVGPYNSGVTLPASRVFADAGVVVLTVASNPKVTEQGHQNLFRIGASDNQLGVKMATYAGQELKIRTVAVIDDRTSYGQGVAREFVQEAKRLGIKVVATEFTTDKSTDFTSILTSIRATKADAIFYGGYSSQAGPMLRQMRSLGLSMPLLGGDGICSSETVTLSQIATGINAYCTQGGSMLDKVEKGQKFIERYRAEYKRDPLTYAAAFYDGVGLLAAAIQATQSTDPKKIIEHIAKGKYAGVAGEYAYDEKHDLRSSAVTVFTFKGRDVVPLKGL, translated from the coding sequence ATGAAGAGTTTGACCGCCACCCTGGCGCTTGCCATCGCCGGGCTCGGCCTGGCGGCCCCCGCCGACGCGCAGGAGCGCATCCGGCTCGGGTTCATGAGCCCGCTGACCGGCCCGCAGGCCGCCAACGGCACGGACAACCGGGATGGCGCGCTGCTGGCCGTCAAGGAGATCAATGCCCGCGGCCTCAAGATCGGCGCCAAGCCGGTGCTGTTCGAGCTGGACCTGAACGACGACGCGGCCGACCCGAAGCAGGGCGTGCAGGCGGCGCAGACGCTGGTGGACAAGAAGATCCCCTTCGTCGTCGGCCCGTACAACTCGGGCGTGACGCTGCCGGCCTCGCGGGTGTTCGCGGACGCAGGCGTGGTGGTGCTGACGGTGGCGTCCAACCCGAAGGTGACCGAGCAGGGCCATCAGAACCTGTTCCGCATCGGCGCCAGCGACAACCAGCTGGGCGTCAAGATGGCGACCTACGCCGGCCAGGAGCTGAAGATCAGGACCGTGGCGGTGATCGACGACCGCACCTCCTACGGCCAGGGCGTGGCGCGCGAGTTCGTGCAGGAGGCCAAGCGCCTGGGCATCAAGGTGGTGGCCACCGAGTTCACCACCGACAAGTCGACCGACTTCACCTCGATCCTGACCAGCATCCGCGCCACCAAGGCGGACGCGATCTTCTACGGCGGCTACTCGTCGCAGGCCGGCCCGATGCTGCGCCAGATGCGCTCGCTGGGGCTGAGCATGCCGCTGCTGGGCGGTGATGGCATCTGCTCGTCGGAGACGGTGACGCTGTCGCAGATCGCCACGGGCATCAACGCCTACTGCACCCAGGGCGGCTCGATGCTCGACAAGGTCGAGAAGGGCCAGAAGTTCATCGAGCGCTACCGCGCCGAGTACAAGCGCGACCCGCTGACCTACGCCGCCGCGTTCTACGACGGCGTGGGCCTGCTGGCCGCCGCGATCCAGGCCACGCAGTCGACCGACCCGAAGAAGATCATCGAGCACATCGCCAAGGGCAAGTACGCGGGCGTCGCCGGCGAGTACGCCTACGACGAGAAGCACGACCTGCGCTCCTCGGCGGTGACCGTGTTCACCTTCAAGGGCCGTGACGTGGTGCCGCTCAAGGGGCTGTGA